One part of the Arabidopsis thaliana chromosome 1 sequence genome encodes these proteins:
- the CDKB2;2 gene encoding cyclin-dependent kinase B2;2 (cyclin-dependent kinase B2;2 (CDKB2;2); CONTAINS InterPro DOMAIN/s: Protein kinase, ATP binding site (InterPro:IPR017441), Protein kinase, catalytic domain (InterPro:IPR000719), Serine/threonine-protein kinase domain (InterPro:IPR002290), Serine/threonine-protein kinase-like domain (InterPro:IPR017442), Protein kinase-like domain (InterPro:IPR011009), Serine/threonine-protein kinase, active site (InterPro:IPR008271); BEST Arabidopsis thaliana protein match is: cyclin-dependent kinase B2;1 (TAIR:AT1G76540.1); Has 109034 Blast hits to 107606 proteins in 3051 species: Archae - 93; Bacteria - 11427; Metazoa - 41458; Fungi - 12141; Plants - 24398; Viruses - 437; Other Eukaryotes - 19080 (source: NCBI BLink).), which translates to MDNNGVKPAVSAMEAFEKLEKVGEGTYGKVYRAREKATGMIVALKKTRLHEDEEGVPPTTLREISILRMLARDPHIVRLMDVKQGINKEGKTVLYLVFEYVDTDLKKFIRSFRQAGQNIPQNTVKCLMYQLCKGMAFCHGHGVLHRDLKPHNLLMDRKTMTLKIADLGLARAFTLPMKKYTHEILTLWYRAPEVLLGATHYSTGVDMWSVGCIFAELVTKQAIFAGDSELQQLLRIFRLLGTPNEEVWPGVSKLKDWHEYPQWKPLSLSTAVPNLDEAGLDLLSKMLEYEPAKRISAKKAMEHPYFDDLPDKSSL; encoded by the exons ATGGACAACAATGGAGTTAAACCCGCTGTTTCCGCCATGGAAGCCTTTGAAAAGCTTGAGAAAGTAGGTGAAGGGACTTATGGGAAAGTTTACAGAGCAAGAGAGAAAGCTACTGGGATGATCGTTGCTTTGAAGAAGACGCGTCTCCATGAGGATGAAGAAGGTGTTCCTCCCACTACTCTTCGCGAGATCTCTATCTTGCGTATGCTCGCTCGTGATCCTCACATCGTTAG GTTGATGGATGTTAAGCAAGGAATaaacaaagaaggaaaaactGTACTTTACCTTGTTTTCGAGTATGTTGATACTGATCTCAAGAAATTCATCAGAAGCTTTCGTCAAGCTGGACAGAACATTCCACAAAATACTGTCAAG TGCTTGATGTACCAGTTATGCAAAGGCATGGCTTTTTGCCATGGTCATGGAGTGTTGCACAG GGATCTTAAGCCTCACAATCTCTTGATGGACCGGAAGACAATGACGCTCAAAATAGCAGATCTTGGATTAGCCAGAGCCTTCACTCTCCCAATGAAAAAGTATACACATGAG ATTCTAACTCTATGGTATAGAGCTCCGGAAGTTCTTCTTGGAGCAACCCATTACTCTACTGGAGTGGATATGTGGTCTGTTGGCTGTATTTTTG CTGAACTAGTGACCAAGCAAGCAATCTTTGCGGGAGACTCTGAGCTCCAACAGCTCCTCCGTATATTCAG GTTGTTGGGAACACCAAACGAAGAAGTTTGGCCTGGAGTAAGCAAACTCAAGGACTGGCATGAATACCCGCAATGGAAACCGTTGAGTCTCTCCACAGCTGTGCCAAACCTCGACGAGGCTGGACTTGATCTCTTATCT AAAATGCTGGAGTACGAGCCAGCAAAACGAATCTCAGCAAAGAAAGCTATGGAGCATCCTTACTTCGATGATTTGCCTGACAAGTCCTCTCTCTGA
- a CDS encoding F-box family protein (F-box family protein; CONTAINS InterPro DOMAIN/s: F-box domain, cyclin-like (InterPro:IPR001810), F-box domain, Skp2-like (InterPro:IPR022364), F-box associated interaction domain (InterPro:IPR017451); BEST Arabidopsis thaliana protein match is: SWI-SNF-related chromatin binding protein (TAIR:AT1G20240.1); Has 79 Blast hits to 74 proteins in 8 species: Archae - 0; Bacteria - 0; Metazoa - 0; Fungi - 0; Plants - 79; Viruses - 0; Other Eukaryotes - 0 (source: NCBI BLink).), which yields MNNLPRNSQFDSSSIINDLPLDLLDEILFRLEPKSMAMMRCTNNSIKSYLSDPRFGPEYPSWVRPSLFNLGSYGATYVCCHPLVSSCDYMSPGNGVELFDGSADCYIFGSCSGLLLLYIGCLFVANPLTKRFRILDHSGSKLIPMIVNGGLKGLSGISYPGGNVACTERAMCVGFAVNRNLTTKRFKIVGILEMENVYGFEINEGDSWRLSETSITTSSKSDLTTRMKPVYLDNTLHWLRNDGSIMSFNPETEQACLIPSIFHREPDTKLLFAESVKINRLTLISGTIETISVYTLVENHKWTLTRRIKNISIEEETLVYWNIAMYDGKCLVVRVKKMGLEPLASVLHVYDMEANSWGVLVSTLAWPNCVRDFYKLTPSLFFVEEDEQQKVLVASNDRRISYINSIMGLIDTTK from the coding sequence ATGAATAATTTGCCAAGAAATTCTCAATTTGATTCATCTTCCATCATCAATGATTTACCTTTAGACCTTCTCGACGAGATTCTCTTCAGATTAGAACCCAAATCTATGGCTATGATGCGATGCACTAACAATTCtatcaaatcatatttaaGTGATCCAAGATTTGGACCGGAATATCCTTCATGGGTCAGACCTAGTTTGTTTAACCTTGGTAGCTATGGCGCTACTTATGTATGTTGCCATCCTTTGGTCTCTTCATGCGATTATATGTCACCGGGAAATGGAGTAGAACTGTTTGATGGTAGTGCGGATTGTTACATTTTCGGCTCATGCTCTGGTCTTCTCCTATTGTACATTGGTTGTCTCTTTGTTGCAAATCCCTTAACAAAAAGGTTTCGAATCCTGGATCATTCTGGATCAAAGCTTATACCAATGATAGTTAATGGTGGACTTAAAGGTCTTAGCGGAATTAGTTATCCTGGAGGTAATGTTGCTTGTACGGAACGAGCGATGTGCGTTGGATTTGCGGTAAATCGAAATCTAACAACCAAGAGATTCAAGATCGTGGGCATACTCGAGATGGAAAACGTATACGGATTCGAGATCAACGAAGGAGACTCTTGGAGATTATCGGAAACGAGTATCACCACTAGCTCAAAAAGTGATCTCACTACGCGGATGAAACCTGTTTACTTGGACAACACTCTTCACTGGCTGAGAAACGATGGCAGCATCATGTCTTTTAATCCCGAGACAGAGCAAGCATGCTTGATTCCTTCCATATTTCATCGGGAACCGGATACGAAGCTACTTTTCGCGGAAAGCGTTAAGATCAATCGCCTGACCCTAATTTCGGGGACGATAGAAACAATCTCCGTTTACACACTTGTCGAGAATCACAAATGGACACTCACAAGGCGGATCAAGAACATATCTATCGAGGAAGAAACGCTTGTATATTGGAACATAGCTATGTACGATGGCAAGTGTCTTGTGGTGAGGGTGAAAAAGATGGGTTTAGAACCTTTGGCAAGTGTTCTTCATGTGTACGACATGGAAGCTAACAGTTGGGGAGTTTTGGTGTCAACCCTTGCTTGGCCCAATTGCGTCCGAGATTTCTATAAATTGACGCCCTCCTTGTTCTTTGTAGAGGAGGATGAGCAACAGAAGGTGCTTGTTGCTTCTAATGACCGACGCATCTCCTATATAAATTCGATTATGGGACTCATTGATACCACCAAGTAA
- a CDS encoding Phosphofructokinase family protein (Phosphofructokinase family protein; FUNCTIONS IN: diphosphate-fructose-6-phosphate 1-phosphotransferase activity; INVOLVED IN: response to fructose stimulus, response to sucrose stimulus, photosynthesis, response to glucose stimulus; LOCATED IN: pyrophosphate-dependent phosphofructokinase complex, alpha-subunit complex; EXPRESSED IN: 23 plant structures; EXPRESSED DURING: 13 growth stages; CONTAINS InterPro DOMAIN/s: Pyrophosphate-dependent phosphofructokinase PfpB (InterPro:IPR011183), Phosphofructokinase (InterPro:IPR000023); BEST Arabidopsis thaliana protein match is: Phosphofructokinase family protein (TAIR:AT1G76550.1); Has 4397 Blast hits to 4316 proteins in 1453 species: Archae - 20; Bacteria - 3299; Metazoa - 3; Fungi - 0; Plants - 433; Viruses - 0; Other Eukaryotes - 642 (source: NCBI BLink).), protein MDSDFGIPRELSPLQQLRSQYKPELPPCLQGTTVRVELGDGTTVAEAADSHTMARAFPHTLGQPLAHFLRETAQVPDAHIITELPSVRVGIVFCGRQAPGGHNVIWGLFEALKVHNAKSTLLGFLGGSEGLFAQKTLEITDDILQTYKNQGGYDLLGRTKDQIKTTEQVNAALKACTDLKLDGLVIIGGVISNTDAAHLAEFFAAAKCSTKVVGVPVTTNGDLKNQFVEANVGFDTICKVNSQLISNACTDALSAEKYYYFIRLMGRKHSHVALECTLQSHPNMVILGEEVAASKLTIFDIAKQICDAVQARAVEDKNHGVILIPEGLIVSIPEVYALLKEIHGLLRQGVSADKISTQLSPWSSALFEFLPPFIKKQLLLHPESDDSAQLSQIETEKLLAYLVETEMNKRLKEGTYKGKKFNAICHFFGYQARGSLPSKFDCDYAYVLGHICYHILAAGLNGYMATVTNLKSPVNKWKCGATPITAMMTVKHWSQDASYTLTSIGRPAIHPAMVDLKGKAYDLLRQNAQKFLMEDLYRNPGPLQYDGPGADAKAVSLCVEDQDYMGRIKKLQEYLDQVRTIVKPGCSQDVLKAALSVMASVTDVLTTISSNGGQ, encoded by the exons ATGGATTCAGATTTCGGAATCCCCAGAGAACTCTCCCCTCTTCAGCAACTTCGATCTCAGTACAAACCTGAGCTTCCTCCTTGTCTCCAG GGGACTACTGTCCGCGTGGAGCTTGGTGATGGAACCACTGTGGCTGAAGCTGCTGATTCACATACCATGGCTCGTGCTTTCCCGCATACCTTAGGCCAGCCTTTGGCTCACTTCCTCAGGGAAACTGCTCAAGTTCCTGATGCGCACATCATTACCGAGCTTCCTTCAGTTAG AGTTGGAATTGTGTTTTGTGGAAGGCAAGCTCCAGGTGGACATAATGTGATCTGGGGTCTTTTCGAGGCTCTCAAGGTGCACAACGCAAAAAGCACTTTGCTAGGATTTTTGG GTGGTTCCGAGGGTCTATTTGCACAAAAGACTCTAGAGATTACAGATGATATACTTCAGACTTACAAAAACCAAG GTGGTTATGATTTGCTCGGAAGAACTAAGGATCAGATCAAAACAACTGAGCAGGTTAACGCTGCACTCAAAGCTTGCACAGATTTGAAGTTAGATGGCCTTGTTATCATTGGAG GCGTAATATCAAACACAGATGCAGCTCATCTCGCTGAATTTTTTGCTGCTGCAAAATGCTCAACTAAG GTGGTTGGTGTTCCAGTTACTACAAATGGAGATCTCAAAAATCAGTTTGTGGAGGCAAACGTGGGTTTTGACACCATATGCAAG GTGAACTCACAACTCATTAGCAATGCCTGCACTGATGCCCTTTCTGCAGAGAAG TATTATTATTTCATCCGCCTCATGGGTCGTAAGCACTCTCATGTTGCCCTTGAGTGTACACTCCAGTCTCATCCAAACATG GTGATACTGGGCGAGGAGGTTGCAGCATCTAAGCTCACAATTTTTGACATTGCTAAACAGATCTGTGATGCTGTTCAAGCAAGAGCAGTAGAAG ACAAGAATCATGGAGTCATCCTCATTCCTGAAGGGCTTATAGTCAGTATTCCTGAAGTCTACGCTCTGTTAAAG GAAATTCACGGGCTGCTGAGGCAGGGTGTATCTGCTGATAAGATTTCTACTCAGCTCTCACCTTGGTCATCTGCtttgtttgaatttcttcCTCCATTCATTAAGAAACAG CTACTTCTCCATCCTGAGTCTGATGATTCTGCTCAGCTATCCCAG ATTGAGACAGAGAAACTTCTTGCGTATCTCGTGGAGACTGAAATGAACAAGCGCTTG AAAGAAGGCACATACAAGGGGAAGAAATTCAATGCCATATGTCACTTTTTTGGTTACCAAGCTCGTGGATCTCTTCCATCGAAATTCGATTGTGATTACGCCTAC GTTCTTGGACATATATGTTACCACATCCTTGCAGCTGGTCTGAATGGTTACATGGCAACAGTGACCAACCTAAAAAGTCCTGTGAACAAGTGGAAATGTGGTGCTACACCTATTACA GCGATGATGACGGTGAAGCATTGGTCCCAGGATGCTAGTTATACTTTAACTTCAATTGGTAGACCTGCAATTCATCCAGCTATGGTGGATTTGAAAGGCAAAGCATACGA CCTCTTGAGACAGAATGCACAAAAATTCTTGATGGAAGATCTGTACAGAAACCCAGGACCGCTACAGTACGATGGTCCTGGTGCGGATGCTAAAGCAGTGAGTCTCTGTGTTGAAGATCAAGATTACATGGGACGTATCAAGAAGCTGCAGGAATATCTTGACCAA GTGAGGACGATAGTGAAACCAGGATGTTCTCAAGACGTATTGAAGGCAGCACTGAGTGTGATGGCTTCGGTGACTGATGTTCTTACTACTATTTCTTCAAATGGTGGTCAATGA